One Salvia splendens isolate huo1 chromosome 22, SspV2, whole genome shotgun sequence DNA segment encodes these proteins:
- the LOC121786736 gene encoding uncharacterized protein LOC121786736 has protein sequence MLRKCPSHGLAPGRDLVKFYQGLNNESMRLINASTGGDLDNKTHEEVRTLFQKLADNQRNWYNPRRVVKKKGNTFGASVESERMTTVEAQLANISTQMTSVVKIVSSMQLNPQPQIVAMVKCGLCQGGHHTDQCQMIKSQETVEDVNYISNNRQGFNQGGQFNNNHQNWKSQQQGNWNQAGSSNNGGNQWRNNSQPLGFDKKPSLEDQMGHIFSFMSKSQKENEFFKEKTIEKFGQLEASMRNLETQIGQLATASHTRTPGTIPSDTLPNPKGNEHCKAVTLRSGRNLDSMPLMDDQGEKDKEVNETEPKKSKSSIPNDFPPPPYPFTRKKRVQQEKSFE, from the exons ATGTTGAGAAAGTGTCCCAGCCATGGTCTTGCTCCTGGCCGTGATCTTGTCAAATTTTACCAAGGCTTAAACAATGAAAGCATGAGACTTATAAATGCAAGTACTGGTGGAGATCTTGATAATAAGACACATGAGGAAGTGAGGACCTTGTTTCAAAAACTAGCAGATAATCAAAGAAACTGGTACAATCCAAGGAGAGTGGttaagaagaaaggaaataccTTTGGAGCTTCAGTAGAATCCGAAAGAATGACAACGGTTGAGGCACAACTAGCTAATATTAGCACCCAAATGACATCGGTGGTTAAAATAGTATCTTCCATGCAGCTGAACCCACAACCTCAAATTGTTGCAATGGTTAAATGTGGACTGTGTCAAGGTGGGCATCACACAGATCAATGCCAAATGATCAAATCCCAAGAAACAGTTGAAGATGTGAATTATATAAGCAATAACCGCCAAGGTTTTAACCAAGGGGGTCAATTCAATAACAATCATCAGAATTGGAAGTCTCAACAACAAGGGAATTGGAACCAAGCTGGGTCAAGTAACAATGGTGGGAACCAATGGCGAAACAACTCCCAACCCCTTGGTTTTGATAAGAAACCATCACTAGAAGATCAGATGGGACATATATTCTCTTTCATGTCAAAGAGTCAAAAAGAGAATGAGTTCTTCAAAGAGAAAACAATTGAGAAGTTTGGACAGCTCGAGGCTTCTATGAGGAATTTGGAAACACAAATAGGGCAGCTTGCTACAGCTTCTCATACAAGAACTCCCGGCACCATTCCAAGTGATACATTGCCCAACCCCAAGGGAAATGAACATTGCAAAGCAGTCACCCTGAGAAGCGGAAGAAATTTGGATTCAATGCCTTTAATGGACGACCAAG GAGAGAAAGACAAAGAGGTCAATGAGACAGAACCTAAGAAAAGCAAATCCAGTATTCCTAACGACTTTCCACCGCCTCCATATCCATTCACGAGAAAGAAGCGAGTGCAGCAAGAAAAGAGTTTTGAGTGA